A single Drosophila ananassae strain 14024-0371.13 chromosome 3L, ASM1763931v2, whole genome shotgun sequence DNA region contains:
- the LOC6495363 gene encoding dystrobrevin beta isoform X6: protein MELEPRVAILQDLRLQTFDSIRFASYRTASKLRYIQKSTNLHLVDIWNVIEAFRENGLNTLEPQSEVSVARLETLVSSLYHNLNKRLPTAQQVPVDSKAGLLLNWLLAAYTSDNSGKIRVFSIKVALATMCSGKLVDKLRYIFSQISDGAGQLVAWKLGEFLREVLALPAAVYESPTFHYKEGLEEEIFPAENKVTVNDFMATLMSEPGPSCLVWLPLVHRLATVETIVHPTVCSVCHKENFTGFRYRCQRCHAYQLCQECFWHGKTSLNHQNDHEVKEYSSYKSPSKQIGHSLRKSFRCVPEKTTQVLPRFPDQPEKTLNLSHIVPPSPLPSHNGFSDPSGPGLVPGHHGHPPGLFDRSSTLDSRATGRSLDSATGTTMSRVAAASANDEEHRLIARYAARLAQENRAPSNLPDNATPIGTDNSRAQRELIAQLESKNKEIMREIARLRRQQETEQMAPENPALINELRALRQRKGELEGHLGALQDSRRQLMEQLEGLMRMLKNQQTASPRSTPNSSPRSGKSPPMPGGGGGVGILGTSPMSALHAQQMQQIPMVGGGPGVRATQQQLLQQQQQGHGHGSFSQSQLEQLNQISSDMRSAFAANGSANFDESQSYNQEWNEKANANSQWQEQFAQWSLNSQKN, encoded by the exons ATGGAGCTGGAGCCGCGTGTGGCTATTCTGCAGGACCTGCGCCTGCAGACATTTGATTCCATTCGATTCGCCTCCTATCGCACCGCCTCCAAGCTGCGCTACATACAGAAGTCGACGAATCTCCATTTGGTGGACATTTGGAATGTGATCGAGGCGTTTCGGGAGAACGGACTGAACACCCTGGAGCCGCAGAGTGAGGTGAGCGTGGCTCGGTTGGAGACGCTCGTCTCATCCTTGTACCACAATCTCAACAAAAGGCTGCCCACAGCCCAGCAGGTGCCGGTGGATTCAAAGGCGGGCCTCTTGCTCAATTGGCTCTTGGCCGCCTACACAag TGATAACTCTGGGAAGATACGCGTTTTCTCCATCAAAGTGGCTTTGGCCACCATGTGCTCTGGCAAGCTTGTGGACAAGCTTCGAT ACATATTCTCACAGATCTCGGACGGTGCTGGCCAGCTGGTGGCCTGGAAGCTGGGCGAATTCCTGCGCGAGGTCCTGGCCTTGCCGGCGGCCGTGTACGAGTCACCCACATTCCACTACAAGGAGGGGCTCGAGGAGGAGATATTTCCGGCTGAGAATAAGGTGACGGTGAACGACTTCATGGCAACGCTGATGTCCGAGCCGGGTCCGTCCTGCCTCGTCTGGCTGCCGCTGGTGCACCGGCTGGCCACCGTGGAGACCATTGTGCATCCGACTGTCTGCTCTGTTTGCCACAAGGAAAACTTCACAGGGTTTCGTTATCGCTGTCAGCGGTGCCACGCCTACCAGTTGTGCCAGGAGTGCTTCTGGCACGGCAAGACATCGCTGAACCACCAAAACGATCACGAGGTCAAGGAGTACTCGAGCTACAAGTCGCCCAGCAAACAGATCGGTCACTCGCTGCGCAAGAGCTTCCGCTGTGTGCCCGAGAAGACGACGCAGGTCCTTCCGCGCTTCCCCGACCAGCCGGAGAAGACGCTCAATCTGTCGCACATTGTGCCGCCCTCGCCGCTGCCCTCGCACAACGGCTTCTCGGATCCCTCGGGCCCGGGCCTCGTACCCGGCCACCATGGCCATCCGCCAGGCCTCTTCGATCGCTCCAGCACCCTCGATTCGCGGGCCACCGGCCGCAGTCTGGACAGCGCCACCGGTACCACCATGTCCCGCGTGGCGGCTGCCTCCGCCAACGATGAGGAGCACCGCCTAATTGCCCGCTATGCTGCTCGTCTGGCTCAGGAAAACCGAGCG CCCTCCAACTTGCCCGACAATGCCACACCCATCGGCACGGATAACTCGCGAGCCCAGCGGGAACTGATCGCCCAACTGGAGTCCAAGAACAAGGAGATCATGCGGGAAATAGCGCGGCTGAGGCGCCAACAGGAGACAGAGCAAATGGCCCCGGAGAATCCTGCTCTGATCAACGAGCTGCGTGCCCTGCGGCAGCGGAAAGGAGAGCTGGAGGGCCACCTGGGCGCTCTGCAGGACTCGCGGCGTCAGTTGATGGAGCAACTGGAGGGACTGATGCGAATGCTGAAGAACCAACAGACCGCCTCGCCCCGATCCACACCGAACTCAAGTCCCCGGTCCGGCAAGTCCCCACCAATGCCCGGTGGCGGAGGAGGAGTTGGCATTCTGGGCACCTCACCGATGAGTGCGCTGCACGCCCAGCAGATGCAGCAAATACCGATGGTGGGTGGCGGGCCGGGCGTGAGAGCCACCCAACAGCAACTcctccagcaacagcagcagggaCATGGCCACGGATCCTTCAGCCAGAGCCAGCTGGAGCAGCTGAACCAGATCAGCAGCGATATGCGCAGCGCCTTTGCCGCCAACGGGAGTGCAA
- the LOC6495363 gene encoding dystrobrevin beta isoform X8: MELEPRVAILQDLRLQTFDSIRFASYRTASKLRYIQKSTNLHLVDIWNVIEAFRENGLNTLEPQSEVSVARLETLVSSLYHNLNKRLPTAQQVPVDSKAGLLLNWLLAAYTSDNSGKIRVFSIKVALATMCSGKLVDKLRYIFSQISDGAGQLVAWKLGEFLREVLALPAAVYESPTFHYKEGLEEEIFPAENKVTVNDFMATLMSEPGPSCLVWLPLVHRLATVETIVHPTVCSVCHKENFTGFRYRCQRCHAYQLCQECFWHGKTSLNHQNDHEVKEYSSYKSPSKQIGHSLRKSFRCVPEKTTQVLPRFPDQPEKTLNLSHIVPPSPLPSHNGFSDPSGPGLVPGHHGHPPGLFDRSSTLDSRATGRSLDSATGTTMSRVAAASANDEEHRLIARYAARLAQENRAPSNLPDNATPIGTDNSRAQRELIAQLESKNKEIMREIARLRRQQETEQMAPENPALINELRALRQRKGELEGHLGALQDSRRQLMEQLEGLMRMLKNQQTASPRSTPNSSPRSGKSPPMPGGGGGVGILGTSPMSALHAQQMQQIPMVGGGPGVRATQQQLLQQQQQGHGHGSFSQSQLEQLNQISSDMRSAFAANGSAILCVPAGKCE; encoded by the exons ATGGAGCTGGAGCCGCGTGTGGCTATTCTGCAGGACCTGCGCCTGCAGACATTTGATTCCATTCGATTCGCCTCCTATCGCACCGCCTCCAAGCTGCGCTACATACAGAAGTCGACGAATCTCCATTTGGTGGACATTTGGAATGTGATCGAGGCGTTTCGGGAGAACGGACTGAACACCCTGGAGCCGCAGAGTGAGGTGAGCGTGGCTCGGTTGGAGACGCTCGTCTCATCCTTGTACCACAATCTCAACAAAAGGCTGCCCACAGCCCAGCAGGTGCCGGTGGATTCAAAGGCGGGCCTCTTGCTCAATTGGCTCTTGGCCGCCTACACAag TGATAACTCTGGGAAGATACGCGTTTTCTCCATCAAAGTGGCTTTGGCCACCATGTGCTCTGGCAAGCTTGTGGACAAGCTTCGAT ACATATTCTCACAGATCTCGGACGGTGCTGGCCAGCTGGTGGCCTGGAAGCTGGGCGAATTCCTGCGCGAGGTCCTGGCCTTGCCGGCGGCCGTGTACGAGTCACCCACATTCCACTACAAGGAGGGGCTCGAGGAGGAGATATTTCCGGCTGAGAATAAGGTGACGGTGAACGACTTCATGGCAACGCTGATGTCCGAGCCGGGTCCGTCCTGCCTCGTCTGGCTGCCGCTGGTGCACCGGCTGGCCACCGTGGAGACCATTGTGCATCCGACTGTCTGCTCTGTTTGCCACAAGGAAAACTTCACAGGGTTTCGTTATCGCTGTCAGCGGTGCCACGCCTACCAGTTGTGCCAGGAGTGCTTCTGGCACGGCAAGACATCGCTGAACCACCAAAACGATCACGAGGTCAAGGAGTACTCGAGCTACAAGTCGCCCAGCAAACAGATCGGTCACTCGCTGCGCAAGAGCTTCCGCTGTGTGCCCGAGAAGACGACGCAGGTCCTTCCGCGCTTCCCCGACCAGCCGGAGAAGACGCTCAATCTGTCGCACATTGTGCCGCCCTCGCCGCTGCCCTCGCACAACGGCTTCTCGGATCCCTCGGGCCCGGGCCTCGTACCCGGCCACCATGGCCATCCGCCAGGCCTCTTCGATCGCTCCAGCACCCTCGATTCGCGGGCCACCGGCCGCAGTCTGGACAGCGCCACCGGTACCACCATGTCCCGCGTGGCGGCTGCCTCCGCCAACGATGAGGAGCACCGCCTAATTGCCCGCTATGCTGCTCGTCTGGCTCAGGAAAACCGAGCG CCCTCCAACTTGCCCGACAATGCCACACCCATCGGCACGGATAACTCGCGAGCCCAGCGGGAACTGATCGCCCAACTGGAGTCCAAGAACAAGGAGATCATGCGGGAAATAGCGCGGCTGAGGCGCCAACAGGAGACAGAGCAAATGGCCCCGGAGAATCCTGCTCTGATCAACGAGCTGCGTGCCCTGCGGCAGCGGAAAGGAGAGCTGGAGGGCCACCTGGGCGCTCTGCAGGACTCGCGGCGTCAGTTGATGGAGCAACTGGAGGGACTGATGCGAATGCTGAAGAACCAACAGACCGCCTCGCCCCGATCCACACCGAACTCAAGTCCCCGGTCCGGCAAGTCCCCACCAATGCCCGGTGGCGGAGGAGGAGTTGGCATTCTGGGCACCTCACCGATGAGTGCGCTGCACGCCCAGCAGATGCAGCAAATACCGATGGTGGGTGGCGGGCCGGGCGTGAGAGCCACCCAACAGCAACTcctccagcaacagcagcagggaCATGGCCACGGATCCTTCAGCCAGAGCCAGCTGGAGCAGCTGAACCAGATCAGCAGCGATATGCGCAGCGCCTTTGCCGCCAACGGGAGTGCAA
- the LOC6495363 gene encoding dystrobrevin beta isoform X9, with protein sequence MELEPRVAILQDLRLQTFDSIRFASYRTASKLRYIQKSTNLHLVDIWNVIEAFRENGLNTLEPQSEVSVARLETLVSSLYHNLNKRLPTAQQVPVDSKAGLLLNWLLAAYTSDNSGKIRVFSIKVALATMCSGKLVDKLRYIFSQISDGAGQLVAWKLGEFLREVLALPAAVYESPTFHYKEGLEEEIFPAENKVTVNDFMATLMSEPGPSCLVWLPLVHRLATVETIVHPTVCSVCHKENFTGFRYRCQRCHAYQLCQECFWHGKTSLNHQNDHEVKEYSSYKSPSKQIGHSLRKSFRCVPEKTTQVLPRFPDQPEKTLNLSHIVPPSPLPSHNGFSDPSGPGLVPGHHGHPPGLFDRSSTLDSRATGRSLDSATGTTMSRVAAASANDEEHRLIARYAARLAQENRAPSNLPDNATPIGTDNSRAQRELIAQLESKNKEIMREIARLRRQQETEQMAPENPALINELRALRQRKGELEGHLGALQDSRRQLMEQLEGLMRMLKNQQTASPRSTPNSSPRSGKSPPMPGGGGGVGILGTSPMSALHAQQMQQIPMVGGGPGVRATQQQLLQQQQQGHGHGSFSQSQLEQLNQISSDMRSAFAANGSASKCE encoded by the exons ATGGAGCTGGAGCCGCGTGTGGCTATTCTGCAGGACCTGCGCCTGCAGACATTTGATTCCATTCGATTCGCCTCCTATCGCACCGCCTCCAAGCTGCGCTACATACAGAAGTCGACGAATCTCCATTTGGTGGACATTTGGAATGTGATCGAGGCGTTTCGGGAGAACGGACTGAACACCCTGGAGCCGCAGAGTGAGGTGAGCGTGGCTCGGTTGGAGACGCTCGTCTCATCCTTGTACCACAATCTCAACAAAAGGCTGCCCACAGCCCAGCAGGTGCCGGTGGATTCAAAGGCGGGCCTCTTGCTCAATTGGCTCTTGGCCGCCTACACAag TGATAACTCTGGGAAGATACGCGTTTTCTCCATCAAAGTGGCTTTGGCCACCATGTGCTCTGGCAAGCTTGTGGACAAGCTTCGAT ACATATTCTCACAGATCTCGGACGGTGCTGGCCAGCTGGTGGCCTGGAAGCTGGGCGAATTCCTGCGCGAGGTCCTGGCCTTGCCGGCGGCCGTGTACGAGTCACCCACATTCCACTACAAGGAGGGGCTCGAGGAGGAGATATTTCCGGCTGAGAATAAGGTGACGGTGAACGACTTCATGGCAACGCTGATGTCCGAGCCGGGTCCGTCCTGCCTCGTCTGGCTGCCGCTGGTGCACCGGCTGGCCACCGTGGAGACCATTGTGCATCCGACTGTCTGCTCTGTTTGCCACAAGGAAAACTTCACAGGGTTTCGTTATCGCTGTCAGCGGTGCCACGCCTACCAGTTGTGCCAGGAGTGCTTCTGGCACGGCAAGACATCGCTGAACCACCAAAACGATCACGAGGTCAAGGAGTACTCGAGCTACAAGTCGCCCAGCAAACAGATCGGTCACTCGCTGCGCAAGAGCTTCCGCTGTGTGCCCGAGAAGACGACGCAGGTCCTTCCGCGCTTCCCCGACCAGCCGGAGAAGACGCTCAATCTGTCGCACATTGTGCCGCCCTCGCCGCTGCCCTCGCACAACGGCTTCTCGGATCCCTCGGGCCCGGGCCTCGTACCCGGCCACCATGGCCATCCGCCAGGCCTCTTCGATCGCTCCAGCACCCTCGATTCGCGGGCCACCGGCCGCAGTCTGGACAGCGCCACCGGTACCACCATGTCCCGCGTGGCGGCTGCCTCCGCCAACGATGAGGAGCACCGCCTAATTGCCCGCTATGCTGCTCGTCTGGCTCAGGAAAACCGAGCG CCCTCCAACTTGCCCGACAATGCCACACCCATCGGCACGGATAACTCGCGAGCCCAGCGGGAACTGATCGCCCAACTGGAGTCCAAGAACAAGGAGATCATGCGGGAAATAGCGCGGCTGAGGCGCCAACAGGAGACAGAGCAAATGGCCCCGGAGAATCCTGCTCTGATCAACGAGCTGCGTGCCCTGCGGCAGCGGAAAGGAGAGCTGGAGGGCCACCTGGGCGCTCTGCAGGACTCGCGGCGTCAGTTGATGGAGCAACTGGAGGGACTGATGCGAATGCTGAAGAACCAACAGACCGCCTCGCCCCGATCCACACCGAACTCAAGTCCCCGGTCCGGCAAGTCCCCACCAATGCCCGGTGGCGGAGGAGGAGTTGGCATTCTGGGCACCTCACCGATGAGTGCGCTGCACGCCCAGCAGATGCAGCAAATACCGATGGTGGGTGGCGGGCCGGGCGTGAGAGCCACCCAACAGCAACTcctccagcaacagcagcagggaCATGGCCACGGATCCTTCAGCCAGAGCCAGCTGGAGCAGCTGAACCAGATCAGCAGCGATATGCGCAGCGCCTTTGCCGCCAACGGGAGTGCAA
- the LOC6495363 gene encoding dystrobrevin beta isoform X2 — translation MELEPRVAILQDLRLQTFDSIRFASYRTASKLRYIQKSTNLHLVDIWNVIEAFRENGLNTLEPQSEVSVARLETLVSSLYHNLNKRLPTAQQVPVDSKAGLLLNWLLAAYTSDNSGKIRVFSIKVALATMCSGKLVDKLRYIFSQISDGAGQLVAWKLGEFLREVLALPAAVYESPTFHYKEGLEEEIFPAENKVTVNDFMATLMSEPGPSCLVWLPLVHRLATVETIVHPTVCSVCHKENFTGFRYRCQRCHAYQLCQECFWHGKTSLNHQNDHEVKEYSSYKSPSKQIGHSLRKSFRCVPEKTTQVLPRFPDQPEKTLNLSHIVPPSPLPSHNGFSDPSGPGLVPGHHGHPPGLFDRSSTLDSRATGRSLDSATGTTMSRVAAASANDEEHRLIARYAARLAQENRAPSNLPDNATPIGTDNSRAQRELIAQLESKNKEIMREIARLRRQQETEQMAPENPALINELRALRQRKGELEGHLGALQDSRRQLMEQLEGLMRMLKNQQTASPRSTPNSSPRSGKSPPMPGGGGGVGILGTSPMSALHAQQMQQIPMVGGGPGVRATQQQLLQQQQQGHGHGSFSQSQLEQLNQISSDMRSAFAANGSATPPPMRTTTTATANVSAIPSLNPNMNLNTISTQNQNQNQTQNSNPGDAELNEAADHLTSAISHMVSDLNAGRARAPAPVQGHQAGGSLPQARFILPLDYFPNRRHKKKCCKY, via the exons ATGGAGCTGGAGCCGCGTGTGGCTATTCTGCAGGACCTGCGCCTGCAGACATTTGATTCCATTCGATTCGCCTCCTATCGCACCGCCTCCAAGCTGCGCTACATACAGAAGTCGACGAATCTCCATTTGGTGGACATTTGGAATGTGATCGAGGCGTTTCGGGAGAACGGACTGAACACCCTGGAGCCGCAGAGTGAGGTGAGCGTGGCTCGGTTGGAGACGCTCGTCTCATCCTTGTACCACAATCTCAACAAAAGGCTGCCCACAGCCCAGCAGGTGCCGGTGGATTCAAAGGCGGGCCTCTTGCTCAATTGGCTCTTGGCCGCCTACACAag TGATAACTCTGGGAAGATACGCGTTTTCTCCATCAAAGTGGCTTTGGCCACCATGTGCTCTGGCAAGCTTGTGGACAAGCTTCGAT ACATATTCTCACAGATCTCGGACGGTGCTGGCCAGCTGGTGGCCTGGAAGCTGGGCGAATTCCTGCGCGAGGTCCTGGCCTTGCCGGCGGCCGTGTACGAGTCACCCACATTCCACTACAAGGAGGGGCTCGAGGAGGAGATATTTCCGGCTGAGAATAAGGTGACGGTGAACGACTTCATGGCAACGCTGATGTCCGAGCCGGGTCCGTCCTGCCTCGTCTGGCTGCCGCTGGTGCACCGGCTGGCCACCGTGGAGACCATTGTGCATCCGACTGTCTGCTCTGTTTGCCACAAGGAAAACTTCACAGGGTTTCGTTATCGCTGTCAGCGGTGCCACGCCTACCAGTTGTGCCAGGAGTGCTTCTGGCACGGCAAGACATCGCTGAACCACCAAAACGATCACGAGGTCAAGGAGTACTCGAGCTACAAGTCGCCCAGCAAACAGATCGGTCACTCGCTGCGCAAGAGCTTCCGCTGTGTGCCCGAGAAGACGACGCAGGTCCTTCCGCGCTTCCCCGACCAGCCGGAGAAGACGCTCAATCTGTCGCACATTGTGCCGCCCTCGCCGCTGCCCTCGCACAACGGCTTCTCGGATCCCTCGGGCCCGGGCCTCGTACCCGGCCACCATGGCCATCCGCCAGGCCTCTTCGATCGCTCCAGCACCCTCGATTCGCGGGCCACCGGCCGCAGTCTGGACAGCGCCACCGGTACCACCATGTCCCGCGTGGCGGCTGCCTCCGCCAACGATGAGGAGCACCGCCTAATTGCCCGCTATGCTGCTCGTCTGGCTCAGGAAAACCGAGCG CCCTCCAACTTGCCCGACAATGCCACACCCATCGGCACGGATAACTCGCGAGCCCAGCGGGAACTGATCGCCCAACTGGAGTCCAAGAACAAGGAGATCATGCGGGAAATAGCGCGGCTGAGGCGCCAACAGGAGACAGAGCAAATGGCCCCGGAGAATCCTGCTCTGATCAACGAGCTGCGTGCCCTGCGGCAGCGGAAAGGAGAGCTGGAGGGCCACCTGGGCGCTCTGCAGGACTCGCGGCGTCAGTTGATGGAGCAACTGGAGGGACTGATGCGAATGCTGAAGAACCAACAGACCGCCTCGCCCCGATCCACACCGAACTCAAGTCCCCGGTCCGGCAAGTCCCCACCAATGCCCGGTGGCGGAGGAGGAGTTGGCATTCTGGGCACCTCACCGATGAGTGCGCTGCACGCCCAGCAGATGCAGCAAATACCGATGGTGGGTGGCGGGCCGGGCGTGAGAGCCACCCAACAGCAACTcctccagcaacagcagcagggaCATGGCCACGGATCCTTCAGCCAGAGCCAGCTGGAGCAGCTGAACCAGATCAGCAGCGATATGCGCAGCGCCTTTGCCGCCAACGGGAGTGCAA CGCCACCGCCAATgcgcaccaccaccacagccACTGCCAATGTCAGTGCCATTCCCAGCCTAAATCCGAACATGAATCTAAATACGATCTCGactcagaatcagaatcagaatcagactcAGAATTCGAATCCTGGGGATGCGGAACTCAATGAGGCCGCCGACCATCTAACGTCGGCCATTTCGCACATGGTCAGTGACCTGAATGCAG GACGGGCAAGGGCTCCGGCTCCGGTCCAAGGGCATCAGGCAGGTGGTTCCTTGCCGCAGGCGCGCTTCATCCTGCCACTGG ATTATTTCCCCAATAGACGGCATAAGAAAAAATGCTGCAAATATTGA